In Syntrophotaleaceae bacterium, a genomic segment contains:
- the glnE gene encoding bifunctional [glutamate--ammonia ligase]-adenylyl-L-tyrosine phosphorylase/[glutamate--ammonia-ligase] adenylyltransferase has protein sequence MEPDLITEEFADCCRSGDEAALTRLIDRLGFLDPKKSATNLLLLREKIDSDQLTELALAARHCSDPDQALNAMERLASSRNAPDLRPVLADSRLRAILLNLLGASRFLTNILCRHPDLLPRLFRPGAFAAPRHEEELLDDLRRRIPADSSYDDLLRQLRVFKQQEILRIAARDLSGLADLPTTTAELSDLASACLQLAYEICDRLLRSEYGAPLIGADGDGEREEARYTVLGMGKFGGRELNFSSDIDLIYCYSSDAGETTGIQDPAGRWNRKLPLHQYFVKLSEAITKAMHQVTEEGFVFRVDLRLRPEGRSGEIAISQSATEFYYENWAQSWERSAMLKARAVAGDREFGNRLLKNLEPFIFRRYLDYTMIEDLKVMKQKIDRNLTREREGELNLKLGRGGIREIEFFIQAMQLIHAGKHPALREKNSLRALSLLQAEGLIDAETFVILTEAYTFLRRVEHRIQVVEERQTHNLPTDAVEFARLGRRCGFQDEAVFGKTLEDFRQAVSAIYRDLFYTSEEEAREDVTGEIAAMLDDGADPDLVRDLLQQNGFVRVDSAYENLLILRHGAAYGRIGRQARRHLDRISPLLLKEVIASPAPDRAFANLVSFLGALRARTTFFALLAENRSIIKLLISLFGTSQFLSREFIQHPEMLDFLVYGVSSPIARGRDMLSQDLDRQLEEAADIEGLLDQLRGFRNKEFLRIALNDLRGEIQLRKGAEQITLLAEVCLEKALALARADLAPRFGLPGCPSGHGREAAFAIIGMGTLGGRELTYHSELDVIFIFEEDGQTRPAKENFSTFRSISNQEYFARLAQKIISVLSLTTREGYVYRIDTRLRPSGNRGPLVTSLEAFRGYHEKSTRIWERLALLKARAVVGPSEFTARIQQFIDKILFEKPLCPEHRLEIKDLRESLEKGPDRQKGPEDAFDLKTGRGGLLDVEFLVKYQQLRFGGGDPGLRTPNTLEALKALRRKNLIENSEYVVLANGYQYLRRLENKLRLIQDQFTDRLSANPSTLTGLARALGYKGENPGGQLLDHHHKITGKIREVFARYLGEETGE, from the coding sequence ATGGAGCCGGATTTGATCACCGAGGAATTCGCAGACTGCTGCCGCAGCGGCGACGAAGCGGCCCTGACCCGGCTGATCGACCGCCTGGGATTCTTAGACCCGAAAAAAAGCGCCACCAACCTTCTCCTGCTCCGGGAAAAAATCGATTCCGACCAACTGACGGAACTGGCTCTGGCCGCCCGCCACTGCTCCGATCCCGATCAGGCGCTGAATGCCATGGAACGGCTGGCCTCCTCCCGCAACGCCCCCGACCTCAGGCCGGTCCTGGCCGACAGCCGTCTCCGCGCAATCCTGCTGAACCTTCTCGGCGCTTCCCGGTTTCTTACCAATATCCTCTGCCGGCATCCGGACCTGCTGCCCCGGTTGTTCCGGCCCGGCGCCTTCGCGGCTCCCCGTCACGAGGAGGAGCTGCTGGACGATCTGCGCCGACGCATTCCGGCCGACTCCTCCTATGACGATCTGCTGCGTCAGCTGAGGGTGTTCAAGCAGCAGGAGATTCTGCGCATAGCAGCCCGTGATCTTTCCGGCCTGGCCGACCTGCCGACGACAACAGCCGAGCTGTCGGATCTGGCCTCCGCCTGCCTCCAGCTTGCCTACGAAATCTGCGACCGGCTGCTGCGATCGGAATATGGTGCCCCCCTGATCGGCGCCGACGGCGACGGGGAGCGGGAGGAGGCCCGATACACGGTGTTGGGCATGGGCAAGTTCGGGGGCAGGGAACTGAACTTCTCATCCGACATCGATCTCATTTACTGCTATTCCAGCGATGCGGGAGAAACCACGGGGATTCAAGACCCGGCAGGCCGCTGGAACCGAAAACTGCCGCTTCACCAGTATTTCGTAAAACTCTCCGAAGCGATCACCAAGGCCATGCACCAGGTCACCGAAGAGGGGTTCGTCTTCCGTGTGGATCTGAGGCTGAGACCCGAAGGGCGGTCTGGAGAGATCGCCATTTCCCAATCCGCAACCGAATTCTATTATGAAAACTGGGCCCAAAGCTGGGAGCGTTCCGCCATGCTGAAAGCCCGTGCGGTGGCTGGCGACCGGGAATTCGGCAACCGTCTGCTGAAAAATCTCGAGCCCTTCATTTTCCGCCGATACCTCGACTACACGATGATCGAGGACCTCAAGGTGATGAAACAGAAGATCGATCGCAACCTGACCCGCGAGCGGGAGGGCGAACTGAATCTCAAACTGGGCCGGGGCGGAATCCGCGAGATCGAGTTTTTTATCCAGGCGATGCAGTTGATCCATGCCGGTAAACATCCTGCCCTGCGGGAAAAGAATTCCCTGCGGGCGCTCTCCCTGCTGCAGGCCGAGGGCTTGATCGATGCGGAAACCTTCGTCATCCTGACCGAAGCCTACACCTTCCTGCGCAGGGTCGAGCATCGGATTCAGGTGGTGGAGGAACGCCAGACCCACAATCTGCCGACTGATGCCGTAGAGTTCGCCCGTCTTGGTCGTCGCTGCGGATTTCAGGACGAGGCGGTTTTCGGCAAGACCCTGGAGGATTTTCGCCAGGCCGTTTCCGCCATCTACCGTGACCTGTTCTATACGAGCGAAGAGGAAGCCCGGGAAGATGTGACCGGCGAAATAGCGGCGATGCTCGACGACGGGGCCGATCCCGACCTGGTCCGGGATCTTCTGCAGCAGAACGGTTTCGTTAGAGTTGACAGCGCCTACGAAAATCTTCTGATCCTCCGTCATGGGGCCGCCTATGGCCGTATCGGGCGTCAGGCCCGACGGCATCTGGACCGGATTTCGCCGCTGCTGTTGAAGGAAGTGATCGCCTCGCCGGCACCTGACAGGGCATTCGCCAACCTGGTGTCCTTTCTCGGCGCGCTTCGAGCCCGGACCACCTTTTTCGCCCTGCTTGCAGAGAACCGTTCGATCATCAAACTGCTGATAAGCTTGTTCGGCACCAGTCAGTTTTTGTCCCGGGAATTCATTCAGCACCCCGAAATGCTCGATTTTCTGGTCTACGGAGTCTCTTCCCCGATAGCAAGGGGCAGGGACATGCTGAGCCAAGACCTCGACCGCCAACTGGAAGAGGCCGCCGATATAGAAGGGCTGCTGGATCAACTGCGCGGTTTCCGGAACAAGGAATTTCTGCGGATTGCCCTGAATGATCTGCGCGGAGAAATCCAGCTTCGAAAAGGAGCCGAGCAGATCACCCTGCTGGCCGAGGTCTGCCTTGAAAAAGCCCTGGCCCTGGCCCGCGCCGACCTGGCACCCCGCTTCGGTCTCCCCGGATGCCCATCAGGTCATGGGCGCGAAGCGGCTTTCGCCATCATCGGCATGGGCACTCTCGGCGGCCGGGAACTCACCTATCACTCCGAACTCGACGTTATTTTCATATTCGAGGAAGACGGTCAGACCCGGCCTGCAAAGGAAAACTTTAGTACCTTCAGATCGATCAGCAACCAGGAATACTTTGCCCGCCTGGCGCAGAAAATCATCTCGGTCCTCTCCCTGACCACTCGTGAGGGCTACGTCTACAGAATCGATACCCGGCTTCGCCCTTCCGGCAACCGGGGGCCCCTGGTCACCAGTCTGGAAGCCTTTCGCGGCTATCATGAAAAATCGACCCGTATCTGGGAACGTCTGGCGCTGTTAAAAGCCAGGGCGGTGGTCGGTCCCTCCGAATTTACCGCCAGAATTCAGCAATTCATCGACAAGATCCTGTTTGAAAAACCCCTGTGTCCCGAACACCGTCTCGAAATCAAGGATCTTCGCGAGAGTTTGGAAAAGGGGCCGGACAGGCAGAAGGGACCGGAGGATGCATTCGACCTGAAAACCGGCCGGGGAGGCCTCCTGGATGTGGAATTTCTCGTCAAGTATCAGCAGCTTCGTTTCGGCGGCGGCGATCCCGGTCTTCGCACTCCCAACACCCTGGAAGCCCTCAAGGCATTGAGGCGAAAAAACTTGATAGAAAACAGCGAATACGTTGTCCTGGCCAATGGCTACCAGTATTTGCGAAGGCTGGAAAACAAGTTGCGGCTGATCCAGGACCAGTTTACCGATCGTCTCTCCGCCAACCCCTCCACCCTCACAGGACTGGCCCGCGCACTCGGCTACAAGGGGGAAAACCCCGGCGGGCAACTTCTCGACCATCACCATAAGATCACGGGAAAGATCCGCGAGGTTTTTGCTCGGTATCTGGGGGAGGAAACCGGGGAGTGA
- the mtnA gene encoding S-methyl-5-thioribose-1-phosphate isomerase, translated as MSIKPIEYRDGVCRMIDQRRLPTEEIWLEYRDCAGVAEAIRTMVVRGAPAIGIAAAFGAAFGARDIEADTFSDFYRRFEEVCALLAATRPTAVNLFWALDRMKRVAKAHEDLSIGEIKERLLAEALEIAAEDDRLNRIMGANGAGLIPDNGRILTHCNAGALATGGYGTALGVIRAAVESGKKVMVFADETRPFLQGARLTAWELHRDGIPVTLICDNMAGALMNQGEIDCVIVGADRIAANGDVANKIGTYTVAVLAREHGIPFYVAAPVSTIDSAIPDGSHIPIEERDSREVTHTGPQQLAPAGIRVRNPAFDVTPARLITAIITERGIARPEYRKSLAELLTKN; from the coding sequence ATGTCCATAAAACCGATCGAATACCGGGACGGCGTCTGTCGCATGATCGACCAGCGCCGTCTGCCGACGGAGGAAATCTGGCTGGAGTACCGGGACTGCGCCGGTGTCGCCGAGGCGATCCGCACCATGGTGGTGCGCGGCGCTCCGGCCATCGGCATTGCGGCGGCCTTCGGCGCGGCCTTCGGGGCCCGGGATATCGAGGCAGATACTTTTTCCGATTTTTATCGCCGCTTCGAGGAGGTCTGCGCCCTGCTGGCAGCGACCCGGCCGACGGCCGTCAACCTGTTCTGGGCTCTGGACCGGATGAAAAGGGTGGCGAAAGCCCACGAGGATCTGTCCATTGGGGAGATCAAGGAGCGTCTTCTGGCCGAGGCGCTGGAGATCGCGGCCGAGGACGACCGACTCAACCGTATCATGGGTGCCAACGGTGCCGGGCTGATTCCCGACAACGGCCGGATTCTCACCCATTGCAATGCCGGGGCCCTGGCCACGGGAGGGTACGGTACCGCTCTCGGCGTAATCCGGGCCGCCGTGGAATCGGGTAAAAAGGTGATGGTTTTCGCCGACGAAACCCGCCCCTTTCTGCAGGGTGCCCGCCTGACCGCCTGGGAACTGCACCGCGATGGCATCCCGGTGACCCTGATCTGCGACAACATGGCCGGCGCCCTGATGAACCAGGGGGAGATCGACTGCGTGATCGTCGGTGCCGACCGCATTGCCGCCAACGGCGACGTCGCCAACAAGATCGGCACCTATACGGTGGCCGTACTGGCTCGGGAACACGGCATCCCCTTCTACGTGGCCGCCCCTGTCTCCACCATCGATTCGGCCATACCGGACGGCAGCCATATCCCCATCGAGGAACGGGACAGCCGGGAGGTCACCCACACCGGACCGCAGCAACTGGCCCCCGCGGGGATCAGGGTCCGCAACCCGGCTTTTGATGTTACCCCCGCCAGACTGATCACCGCCATAATCACCGAGCGAGGGATTGCCCGGCCCGAATACCGGAAGTCCCTCGCCGAATTGCTGACAAAGAATTGA